In Nymphaea colorata isolate Beijing-Zhang1983 chromosome 3, ASM883128v2, whole genome shotgun sequence, a genomic segment contains:
- the LOC116251197 gene encoding uncharacterized protein LOC116251197 isoform X3, whose translation MAVSSFMAPKREKPSASSITRKEMSPLNASVAASDEKMEWSHFIGVGGKGLSAISILTPGCSNSNQPSGEIGRFCQATRNPLCSSANQFNVTQFCGPRPDDNVDSFGGTSNSTNVSRVQLGVFRQCSYISKAICCFGSSS comes from the exons ATGGCGGTTTCTTCCTTCATGGCACCTAAAAGGGAAAAGCCCTCTGCGTCGTCGATTACCCGGAAAGAAATGTCACCTTTGAATGCTTCTGTTGCAGCAAGCGATGAGAAGATGGAGTGGAGTCATTTCATCGGTGTGGGCGGCAAAGGCCTGTCCGCTATCTCGATTCTCACTCCCGG CTGTTCAAATTCCAACCAGCCATCCGGGGAGATTGGGCGTTTTTGTCAG GCTACAAGGAATCCTTTGTGTTCAAGTGCCAACCAGTTCAATGTCACACAATTTTGTGGACCCCGTCCTGATGACAATGTGGACTCTTTTGGAGGCACTTCTAACTCCACAAATGTTTCTCGAGTCCAG CTTGGCGTGTTTAGACAATGCAGCTACATCTCAAAAGCCATATGCTGTTTTGGAAGTTCTTCGTGA